A window of the bacterium genome harbors these coding sequences:
- the ccsA gene encoding cytochrome c biogenesis protein CcsA yields the protein MGLFGVLLFLVGSYLGLFWAPPERYMGEVQRIMYVHLPSAWVGLLCATFALVFAVAYLWTGKNKWDDRLVGALEVAVLLGGLLLVQGMLWGRVTWGVWWTWDVRLTTSLIMFLLFAGILALRAFVEEPLRRATWTSVATVVAYVDVPLVYFCVRWFRSLHQVQSSPETVHSAMIVPLRMNSFAVLFIAIWLIAWRARIESKTRGTETPPERRPVTGRAEGESNA from the coding sequence ATGGGTTTGTTCGGAGTCCTGCTGTTCCTGGTGGGCAGCTACCTGGGCCTTTTCTGGGCTCCTCCTGAACGTTACATGGGCGAGGTGCAGCGCATCATGTACGTGCACTTGCCCAGCGCTTGGGTCGGCCTCCTGTGTGCGACCTTCGCTCTGGTTTTTGCGGTCGCCTACCTATGGACCGGAAAGAACAAGTGGGACGACCGGCTCGTCGGCGCTCTGGAAGTCGCCGTTCTTCTGGGGGGGCTGCTCCTGGTCCAGGGCATGCTCTGGGGACGGGTGACCTGGGGTGTCTGGTGGACCTGGGACGTGAGGCTGACCACGTCGCTGATCATGTTCTTGCTGTTCGCCGGCATTCTCGCGCTGAGAGCATTCGTCGAGGAACCCCTGCGGCGGGCAACCTGGACTTCGGTGGCCACGGTGGTCGCCTACGTGGACGTGCCGTTGGTCTACTTCTGCGTCAGGTGGTTCCGGAGCCTGCACCAGGTCCAGTCGAGCCCCGAGACCGTGCACTCGGCCATGATCGTGCCGCTTCGGATGAACTCGTTCGCGGTGCTGTTCATAGCGATCTGGCTCATTGCCTGGCGAGCGCGGATCGAAAGCAAGACCCGAGGCACCGAAACCCCTCCGGAGCGGCGCCCCGTGACCGGACGAGCGGAAGGAGAGTCCAATGCCTGA
- a CDS encoding redoxin domain-containing protein, producing MKLNSKVVVVGAAVALPLLVVLAVSLRFDPRTIPSPLIGTQAPVFELEDLDGETVSLSDLRGQPVLINFWATWCQPCVVEHPVLVDGARRYQGRAKFLGIIYQDEREKIERFMRLRGNWGSTLVDPESKVALAYGVYGAPETFILDRNGKIVEKVTGAMGPRQLDALLGPLL from the coding sequence ATGAAACTGAACAGCAAGGTCGTCGTGGTCGGGGCGGCCGTGGCGCTGCCCCTGCTGGTTGTGCTGGCTGTCTCGCTGCGTTTCGATCCCAGAACGATCCCCTCGCCCTTGATCGGGACCCAGGCGCCGGTCTTCGAGCTCGAGGATCTCGACGGCGAGACCGTGAGCTTGTCGGATCTCCGCGGCCAGCCGGTCCTGATCAACTTCTGGGCGACCTGGTGTCAGCCGTGCGTTGTCGAGCATCCGGTTCTCGTGGACGGTGCGCGTCGCTACCAGGGCCGGGCCAAGTTTCTCGGCATCATCTACCAGGACGAGAGAGAGAAGATCGAGCGCTTCATGAGACTTCGTGGCAACTGGGGCTCGACTCTCGTGGATCCGGAAAGCAAGGTGGCGCTTGCCTACGGCGTCTACGGGGCGCCCGAAACTTTCATCCTGGATCGAAACGGCAAGATCGTCGAAAAAGTGACCGGGGCGATGGGTCCCCGCCAGCTGGACGCCTTGCTGGGGCCGTTGCTGTGA
- a CDS encoding tetratricopeptide repeat protein codes for MSPDLWVPGVLILAFGAAAGWWLTRRRPSSSASVEESSRALAAKSSLEVEDLRHRRDELYARLRGAELDEKERRSLELEAAKVLQRLDAEESRESAADEKAAAKSDRVATPHSKARTLLTGFAYGGATAALIALLVFWAGRDATEREPMPGQGGGGPTAEQPHPVGPMPPEVAAEVAQLQERLSSEPGDLGARKRLALLYLNTDQYVPAFEQAEAVLAAVPDDIDSLYVQGVVRMTMGQDDAALAQLDRVLELFPNHVRAMTVQGLVFARQGNRDRAAAIWNRALEIGGPQPQIENLLAMLEAEGREELPPGHPPATGAPGESAQAGGITAPSEYRVRVEADTIPGFQQTGSLFVSLRTQPGGPPIAVRRINQPTFPMLVSVGAQDMMMTEEGELPESGLLTVRLDQDGSVSTRGEDDLEGSAEMSRGDLVTIVLD; via the coding sequence ATGAGTCCCGATCTCTGGGTCCCGGGCGTCTTGATCCTCGCCTTTGGTGCGGCCGCGGGGTGGTGGTTGACTCGGCGTCGGCCGAGCTCCAGTGCTTCCGTGGAGGAGAGCTCCCGAGCACTGGCGGCCAAGAGCTCGCTCGAGGTTGAGGACCTGCGCCATCGCCGCGACGAGCTCTATGCCCGGCTGCGGGGCGCGGAGCTTGACGAGAAAGAACGCCGAAGTCTCGAGTTGGAGGCTGCCAAGGTCCTGCAGAGACTGGATGCGGAAGAGTCCCGGGAAAGCGCGGCCGACGAGAAGGCCGCGGCGAAGTCGGACCGCGTCGCCACGCCTCACAGCAAGGCGCGCACCCTACTGACCGGTTTCGCGTACGGGGGGGCTACCGCGGCCCTGATCGCTCTGCTCGTGTTCTGGGCCGGGCGCGACGCGACCGAAAGAGAGCCGATGCCGGGTCAGGGTGGCGGCGGGCCGACCGCCGAGCAGCCTCATCCGGTGGGACCCATGCCCCCGGAGGTCGCGGCCGAGGTCGCACAGCTTCAGGAACGGCTTTCCTCAGAGCCCGGCGACCTTGGCGCCCGCAAGCGCCTGGCGCTGCTCTATCTCAACACCGACCAGTATGTTCCGGCCTTCGAGCAGGCCGAGGCTGTGCTGGCCGCAGTGCCCGACGATATCGATTCGCTCTACGTCCAGGGCGTGGTTCGCATGACCATGGGGCAAGACGATGCCGCGCTCGCTCAGCTCGACCGAGTTCTCGAGCTGTTCCCGAATCACGTCCGTGCCATGACCGTGCAGGGGCTGGTTTTCGCGCGCCAGGGGAATCGAGATCGGGCGGCCGCGATCTGGAACCGGGCCCTCGAGATCGGCGGACCCCAGCCCCAGATCGAAAACCTGCTGGCAATGCTCGAGGCGGAGGGGCGCGAGGAGCTTCCGCCGGGGCATCCCCCGGCCACCGGCGCGCCGGGCGAATCCGCGCAGGCCGGCGGGATCACGGCCCCGAGTGAGTATCGGGTGCGCGTCGAGGCTGACACGATTCCCGGGTTCCAGCAGACCGGCAGTCTGTTCGTGTCTTTGCGAACCCAACCGGGCGGGCCTCCGATCGCCGTCAGGCGCATCAATCAGCCGACCTTTCCGATGCTGGTGAGCGTCGGAGCGCAGGACATGATGATGACGGAGGAGGGAGAGTTGCCGGAATCGGGGCTCTTGACGGTCCGCTTGGACCAGGACGGCAGCGTTTCGACCCGGGGTGAGGACGACCTGGAAGGCTCGGCCGAGATGAGCCGGGGCGACCTGGTGACGATCGTTCTCGACTGA
- a CDS encoding TonB-dependent receptor produces MRRKVIVYSRRHMSAFLAAILLVAGLSVALGAAQAAVDADAAEANGSEEITRGYFRGETTVTATGTESESFEIATPVTVLTRERIEREAPANASDLLRFEPGVDVNGVGPNQSRPVIRGQRGLRVLFLENGLRMNNARRQTDFGEIPALVDLESVETVEVVRGPASVLYGSDAIGGVLNLLTKRPLLSGGGGMAGSVVARYGSAGDATRLEASLMRQSDRNSFRLGGSIRDASDYEAPSGSYGEIDLAADVDVIDTGLEDNSVFAVFSRALTDSQEFFARWNRYRAKNSGFGFVEPDLLGDEEDFRIRIMYPFQDFDRFTFGYQGSALDTTIADSIEVQTYFQDNERELANDIDINIGPIAPVPGFPDSSVEADTQNLTNLESYGLRAETIKAVNDKHLVTYGLEWWTDDSVNTDRSVTTTTIRFPGPPFEVQDVLIDEIANAPNAENESLGLFAQGELALADRATVTLGARYQTVETQANPTPDWDVSGLNFEDDSLVGALNFIYRLSDQWRVSASYASAFRAPNIVERLFNGLTPEGSGFQVLNPDLTSEESDNIDFGIKFRNKKALVELFAFRNDINDGVIQYFFSPAEIATLPQATQDEIRDTGVRFVVQQRNIDRLRYEGLELRVDVRPNDSWFVGGNFTHLDGERRDSTNPPTGDTVTDKLNFYTRWVPAGSDYWLEYRFRHNGDERANLDPGEPIPPVGEILPSFSVHSLSGGWTFKSGSAGQHELGLILDNLTDELYAEFSNATFFRPQPTRNATLTYRLRY; encoded by the coding sequence ATGAGAAGGAAAGTAATTGTGTACAGCAGGCGCCACATGAGCGCCTTCCTGGCTGCCATTCTTTTGGTTGCGGGTCTTTCGGTCGCTCTGGGCGCGGCCCAGGCGGCGGTGGATGCAGACGCGGCCGAAGCCAATGGCTCCGAGGAGATCACTCGGGGCTACTTCAGGGGCGAAACGACGGTAACCGCCACCGGAACCGAATCCGAGTCCTTCGAGATCGCGACCCCGGTGACGGTGCTGACTCGTGAGCGGATCGAACGCGAGGCGCCTGCCAACGCGTCGGACCTGCTGCGTTTCGAGCCCGGTGTGGACGTCAACGGCGTTGGCCCGAATCAGTCGCGTCCGGTTATTCGCGGACAGCGCGGCCTGCGCGTTCTCTTTCTGGAGAACGGCCTACGCATGAATAACGCCCGGCGCCAGACGGATTTCGGTGAGATCCCGGCGCTCGTGGACCTCGAGAGCGTGGAGACGGTCGAGGTGGTCCGAGGCCCGGCCTCGGTTCTCTACGGCAGCGACGCTATAGGTGGTGTCCTCAACCTGCTCACCAAGAGACCGCTGTTGTCCGGCGGCGGCGGCATGGCCGGCTCGGTGGTGGCGCGCTACGGCTCGGCTGGGGATGCGACTCGCCTGGAGGCATCGCTCATGCGCCAGTCCGACCGCAACTCGTTCCGGCTTGGGGGCTCGATTCGAGACGCCAGTGACTATGAGGCGCCGAGCGGAAGCTACGGTGAGATCGATCTCGCCGCCGACGTGGACGTCATCGACACCGGCCTCGAGGACAACAGCGTTTTCGCGGTCTTCTCCAGAGCCCTGACCGACAGCCAGGAGTTCTTCGCGCGCTGGAACCGCTACCGCGCCAAGAACAGCGGGTTCGGTTTCGTCGAGCCGGATCTCCTCGGGGACGAGGAGGACTTCCGCATCCGGATCATGTACCCGTTTCAGGACTTCGATCGGTTTACCTTCGGCTACCAGGGCTCCGCGCTCGACACGACCATCGCGGACTCCATCGAGGTGCAGACCTACTTCCAAGACAACGAGCGCGAGCTCGCCAATGACATCGATATCAACATCGGCCCGATCGCTCCCGTTCCGGGCTTCCCGGATTCGAGCGTCGAGGCCGACACTCAGAACCTCACCAACCTCGAGAGCTACGGGTTGCGGGCCGAGACCATCAAGGCGGTCAACGACAAGCATCTCGTGACCTACGGCCTCGAGTGGTGGACCGATGATTCCGTCAACACCGACCGTTCGGTGACCACGACCACGATTCGTTTTCCGGGGCCGCCGTTCGAAGTCCAGGATGTGTTGATCGACGAGATAGCGAATGCGCCCAATGCCGAGAATGAAAGCCTGGGGCTGTTCGCGCAGGGTGAGCTGGCGTTGGCGGATCGTGCCACCGTGACCTTGGGGGCTCGCTACCAAACGGTCGAGACCCAAGCGAATCCGACCCCGGACTGGGACGTCTCCGGCCTGAATTTCGAGGACGACAGTCTGGTCGGAGCGCTGAACTTCATCTACCGGTTGTCGGATCAGTGGCGGGTGTCGGCTTCGTACGCTTCGGCCTTCCGGGCTCCCAACATCGTCGAGCGCCTGTTCAACGGGCTGACGCCCGAAGGCTCGGGGTTTCAAGTCCTCAACCCGGATCTGACCTCTGAGGAGAGCGACAACATCGATTTCGGCATCAAGTTCCGCAACAAGAAAGCACTGGTCGAGCTGTTCGCGTTTCGCAACGACATCAACGACGGCGTCATTCAGTACTTCTTCAGCCCGGCCGAGATCGCCACGCTTCCGCAGGCCACGCAGGACGAGATTCGAGACACCGGTGTTCGCTTTGTGGTCCAGCAGCGCAACATCGATCGCCTGCGATACGAAGGCCTCGAGCTGCGAGTTGACGTGCGACCCAACGACAGCTGGTTCGTGGGCGGAAACTTCACTCATCTCGATGGCGAGCGCCGCGACAGCACCAATCCGCCGACCGGCGATACCGTTACCGACAAGCTCAACTTCTACACACGCTGGGTGCCGGCGGGCAGCGACTACTGGCTCGAGTATCGGTTCCGCCACAATGGCGACGAACGGGCCAACCTGGATCCGGGCGAGCCGATTCCTCCGGTGGGCGAGATTCTGCCCTCGTTCTCGGTCCACAGCCTGAGCGGTGGCTGGACCTTCAAGTCGGGCTCGGCGGGCCAGCACGAGCTGGGTCTGATTCTGGACAACCTGACCGACGAGCTCTACGCGGAGTTCTCCAACGCCACCTTCTTCCGGCCTCAGCCGACGAGGAACGCGACCCTGACCTACCGGCTCAGGTACTAG
- a CDS encoding heme lyase CcmF/NrfE family subunit codes for MISTLGQILVLISLLACAVGIPAGYLAGARRSAEGLRLVRRLAWVYFGAMMLATLAMEYALVTHDFSVSYVAQVGSRATPLHITIVSLWSSLEGSILFWGFVLGCFIVAVAVLQKRGHEDYLAYTLATLFVIGAFFSFLISGVANPFGATPAPIPIDGPGPNPLLQNHALMIVHPPMLYLGYVGMSVPFAMAVAALIRGQLGPTWLLPLRNWLLVPTAFLSLGIMLGGWWSYEVLGWGGYWAWDPVENASFLPWLTAVAAVHSALVLQRRGSLKAWTVVLVMVTFLLTILGTFLTRSGVVNSVHSFTQSPIGPLFLGFLAVSTVAVVVLLALRVDTLAAEPREESLWTREGAVLVNNLLLVSLTFTVLVGTVFPIVAEAVRGVKLSVGEPYFNRMAIPVFLALLLLIGMGPALPWGKTRKGGVGRALLMPIPAAVAGMFIVFAFGVREWALLLTAALTGYALWVTLKRGAEPVLRSKKRTDKKAARIIGGYVAHFGLLVTFLAIAISATYQESQEATVRPGETVVVGDYVLTLQGVGVEQQEHRASQQATVQVAKNGNVLGTLKPALNQYETMREPIGTPDVRTTLTHDLYLTLQSVGGDGGAGLRAIVTPAVLWIWIGVFVIVIGTAMSLASGLAARSSRSPA; via the coding sequence TTGATCTCGACACTGGGCCAGATCCTGGTCCTGATTTCCCTGCTGGCATGTGCCGTCGGCATTCCGGCCGGCTATCTGGCCGGTGCTCGGCGCTCGGCCGAGGGGCTCCGACTGGTCCGTCGCCTCGCCTGGGTCTATTTCGGCGCCATGATGCTGGCGACTCTGGCGATGGAATACGCGCTGGTGACGCATGATTTCTCGGTTTCGTATGTGGCGCAGGTCGGTTCTCGCGCGACGCCGCTCCACATCACGATCGTTTCGCTATGGTCGTCGCTCGAGGGTTCGATCCTCTTCTGGGGGTTCGTCCTGGGATGCTTTATCGTCGCCGTCGCCGTCCTGCAGAAGCGCGGGCACGAAGACTACCTGGCCTACACGCTGGCGACCTTGTTCGTGATCGGGGCGTTCTTCAGCTTTTTGATCTCCGGCGTGGCCAATCCGTTCGGGGCGACTCCGGCTCCGATCCCGATAGACGGTCCGGGTCCGAACCCGCTGCTCCAGAACCACGCGCTGATGATCGTCCATCCACCGATGCTCTATCTGGGCTACGTGGGCATGTCGGTCCCGTTCGCGATGGCGGTCGCTGCCCTCATACGGGGCCAGCTGGGGCCGACCTGGCTGCTGCCGCTCCGCAACTGGCTGCTGGTGCCGACCGCGTTTCTGTCCCTGGGAATCATGCTCGGTGGGTGGTGGTCCTACGAGGTATTGGGGTGGGGAGGCTACTGGGCCTGGGATCCGGTCGAGAACGCGTCCTTTCTGCCCTGGCTGACCGCGGTTGCGGCGGTGCACTCGGCATTGGTGCTGCAAAGGCGAGGCTCGCTCAAGGCCTGGACCGTGGTGCTGGTCATGGTGACGTTCCTGCTGACCATTCTGGGCACGTTCTTGACTCGCTCGGGGGTCGTGAACTCGGTCCATTCATTCACCCAGAGCCCGATCGGGCCCTTGTTTCTGGGCTTTCTGGCAGTGAGCACGGTGGCGGTTGTAGTTTTGCTCGCGCTTCGCGTCGACACGCTGGCCGCCGAGCCCAGGGAAGAATCGCTCTGGACGCGTGAGGGCGCGGTTCTGGTCAACAATCTTCTCTTGGTGAGCCTGACGTTCACGGTGCTGGTTGGCACGGTGTTTCCGATCGTCGCCGAAGCGGTACGGGGCGTGAAGCTGAGTGTCGGAGAGCCCTACTTCAACCGAATGGCGATTCCGGTGTTCTTGGCGCTGCTGCTCTTGATCGGCATGGGACCGGCTCTGCCATGGGGCAAGACGCGCAAGGGTGGAGTCGGTAGAGCCTTGCTCATGCCGATCCCGGCGGCTGTCGCTGGGATGTTTATCGTCTTCGCCTTCGGCGTGCGCGAGTGGGCGCTGCTCCTGACCGCCGCCCTGACCGGGTACGCGCTATGGGTCACCCTCAAGAGGGGGGCGGAGCCGGTGCTGCGTTCGAAGAAGCGAACCGACAAGAAGGCGGCGCGGATAATCGGCGGCTACGTTGCACACTTCGGCCTGCTCGTGACGTTTCTCGCGATCGCCATCTCGGCCACCTACCAGGAGTCTCAAGAAGCCACCGTACGGCCGGGTGAGACCGTCGTGGTGGGCGACTATGTGCTGACGCTTCAGGGAGTCGGCGTCGAACAGCAGGAGCACCGGGCTTCCCAGCAAGCCACGGTGCAGGTGGCGAAGAACGGCAACGTGCTGGGCACCCTGAAACCCGCCCTGAATCAGTACGAAACGATGCGAGAGCCGATCGGCACGCCGGACGTTCGCACGACCTTGACGCATGATCTCTATCTGACCCTGCAGAGCGTCGGTGGAGACGGCGGAGCCGGGCTGCGGGCCATCGTCACGCCGGCCGTGCTCTGGATCTGGATCGGGGTTTTCGTGATCGTTATCGGGACGGCCATGAGTCTCGCGAGCGGGCTGGCCGCGCGGAGCTCGCGGAGTCCGGCATGA
- a CDS encoding cytochrome c-type biogenesis protein CcmH: MARRLWALWGVSLIMVSTLAGAQSAPEEAAQEPAAAGLARDLIGAPLGERLAGPELDRLTEEVTRLMRCPVCQGLSVADSPTTSALAMREEARDLLASGYTEDQVLAYFERSYGEFIRLSPKPEGFNLVVWILPFGALLAGALVIAGRMRRRARLAPEAAGERPTARKPGGEIPAELASYAERVRREVNE, encoded by the coding sequence GTGGCTCGCAGGCTCTGGGCTCTCTGGGGCGTGTCGCTGATCATGGTTTCGACCCTGGCCGGGGCCCAGTCGGCTCCCGAGGAAGCTGCGCAGGAGCCCGCGGCCGCCGGCCTGGCCAGAGATCTCATCGGTGCGCCATTGGGCGAGCGACTTGCCGGGCCCGAGCTCGATCGGTTGACCGAAGAGGTCACCCGCCTCATGCGCTGCCCGGTGTGTCAGGGCCTTTCGGTCGCGGACTCGCCGACGACCTCCGCGCTTGCGATGCGCGAGGAGGCGAGGGATCTCCTGGCTTCGGGCTATACCGAGGACCAGGTGCTGGCCTACTTCGAGCGCAGCTACGGCGAGTTCATCCGGCTGTCGCCGAAGCCCGAGGGCTTCAATCTGGTGGTCTGGATTCTGCCCTTCGGCGCGCTCCTGGCCGGAGCCCTGGTAATCGCAGGCCGGATGCGCCGCCGCGCCCGGCTCGCCCCCGAAGCCGCGGGTGAGCGGCCGACCGCTCGGAAGCCCGGCGGCGAGATACCGGCGGAACTGGCGTCCTATGCCGAGCGGGTGCGGCGCGAGGTGAACGAATGA
- a CDS encoding cytochrome c maturation protein CcmE has translation MASNTSRRKAFFALAIAAIAAILIFLAVGGVGENLVYYWSPSELTAAGEEARGATVRLGGLVVPGSVVRGDDGLQLDFAVTDGTAQVAVRARAVPPAMFREGVGVLVEGRMGADGVFVTERLMVKHDNQYQPPHEVDERTIEELSKSMQFEADDT, from the coding sequence ATGGCGAGTAATACATCCCGTCGCAAGGCGTTCTTTGCGCTGGCGATCGCCGCTATCGCCGCCATTTTGATTTTTCTGGCGGTCGGCGGTGTCGGCGAGAACCTGGTCTACTACTGGAGTCCTTCCGAGCTGACTGCCGCTGGCGAAGAAGCCCGAGGTGCGACGGTACGCCTGGGCGGCCTGGTCGTGCCCGGGAGCGTCGTCCGAGGCGACGACGGGCTGCAGCTCGATTTCGCCGTAACCGACGGCACCGCGCAGGTCGCGGTGCGCGCGCGCGCGGTTCCACCCGCGATGTTTCGTGAAGGCGTCGGGGTTCTGGTCGAGGGCCGCATGGGAGCCGACGGTGTCTTCGTGACCGAGCGGCTGATGGTCAAACATGACAATCAGTACCAACCGCCCCACGAGGTCGACGAGCGCACCATCGAAGAGCTCTCCAAGAGCATGCAGTTCGAGGCCGACGACACTTGA
- a CDS encoding transcriptional regulator — protein MSALQQTLYVVRKDLLLGWRGRTRTLAVALFGMVALVLFSFAVAADGEVGVSAAAGFLIVALLLSSILSLEESFRLEAEDRALEGLLLLPVDPVAIYYGKAIANTILLILLGPILLPLTAIFFSLELDGANVLGLILLWLLASAGIAAPGTLYASMTSRVTGRDVILPLLLFPLTLPILMTGVRSFDLILRGDAMSQLKGWILLLSAFDLIYWILCGVLFSRTLEE, from the coding sequence ATGAGTGCCCTGCAGCAGACCCTCTATGTAGTCCGCAAGGACCTTCTCCTGGGCTGGCGAGGCCGCACGCGGACCCTGGCGGTGGCGCTGTTCGGGATGGTCGCTCTGGTTCTGTTCTCGTTCGCGGTCGCCGCTGACGGGGAGGTCGGAGTCTCGGCCGCGGCCGGATTCCTGATCGTGGCGCTGCTGCTGAGCTCGATTCTCTCGCTCGAGGAGAGTTTTCGACTCGAGGCCGAAGATCGTGCGCTGGAAGGCCTTCTGCTTCTGCCGGTCGATCCGGTCGCCATCTACTATGGCAAGGCGATTGCCAATACCATCCTCCTGATCCTGCTGGGCCCCATCCTGCTGCCGCTGACCGCGATCTTCTTCTCGCTCGAGCTGGACGGCGCCAATGTGCTCGGGCTGATCTTGCTCTGGCTGCTCGCCTCGGCAGGTATCGCCGCGCCCGGCACCCTTTACGCCTCGATGACCTCTCGAGTGACCGGACGCGACGTCATTCTGCCGCTTCTTCTCTTTCCGTTGACTCTGCCGATTCTGATGACCGGCGTTCGCAGTTTTGATCTGATTCTGCGCGGTGACGCGATGAGCCAGCTCAAGGGCTGGATTCTCCTGCTTTCGGCCTTCGACCTGATCTATTGGATACTGTGTGGCGTATTGTTTTCACGTACACTTGAAGAGTGA
- a CDS encoding ABC transporter ATP-binding protein: MTTAADTTPPSVRTSGLGKRFGHKWALAHVDLEVGAGEGLLVVGDNGSGKSTLLRLLAGLLLPTLGTVEIFGASPQDPGSGARSLLSLVGHQGNLYEALTPFETLEFWNRLDGGHKSVRDLEALLREAGLSKDRDTRVNGFSAGMRKRLSISRLHLENPKVVLLDEPFSALDETGRNWLLGTLARLRECGATLIVASHDPQRAIPLCNRAIRVDQGQVIWQGAVGDMELPR, encoded by the coding sequence ATGACCACAGCAGCCGACACGACACCCCCCAGCGTACGGACCTCAGGGCTCGGCAAGCGCTTCGGGCACAAATGGGCCTTGGCGCACGTCGATCTCGAGGTCGGGGCCGGTGAGGGGTTGCTGGTCGTGGGCGACAACGGTTCGGGCAAGTCGACTCTGTTGAGGCTTCTTGCCGGGCTCCTTTTGCCGACACTGGGCACGGTCGAGATTTTCGGGGCTTCCCCTCAGGACCCCGGTAGCGGCGCCCGCTCCCTGCTGAGCCTGGTGGGACACCAGGGCAACCTCTACGAGGCGCTGACGCCGTTCGAGACGCTGGAGTTTTGGAACCGGCTCGATGGCGGCCACAAATCCGTCAGGGACCTCGAGGCTCTCCTCCGAGAGGCGGGACTGTCGAAGGACCGCGATACCCGGGTCAACGGGTTTTCGGCCGGCATGCGCAAGAGACTGAGCATCAGCCGCCTCCACCTGGAGAACCCCAAGGTTGTTCTGCTCGATGAGCCGTTTTCAGCGCTCGACGAGACCGGCCGCAACTGGCTTCTGGGCACCCTCGCGCGTCTGCGTGAATGCGGTGCCACCCTCATCGTCGCCTCGCACGACCCCCAGCGGGCCATACCGCTATGCAATCGCGCGATTCGCGTGGATCAGGGCCAGGTCATCTGGCAGGGCGCCGTGGGCGACATGGAGCTGCCCCGATGA